The Devosia sp. SD17-2 genome includes a region encoding these proteins:
- a CDS encoding YjbE family putative metal transport protein (Members of this highly hydrophobic protein family,regularly are found preceded by the yybP-ykoY manganese riboswitch (see RF00080). A metal cation transport function is proposed.), with protein MFGIDPSFFSSLAQVILIDLVLAGDNAVVIGLAAAGLAPDLRRRAILIGILAATVLRILFALITTQLLSLGGGLLVAGGILLLWVCWKMYRELTVSFEDEHEATEALSDADHNADGKVAGRAPRKSLGQAVSQIVIADVSMSLDNVLAVAGAAQHHFEALVFGLALSVIMMGVAASYIARLLHRFRWIAWIGLAIILFVAVRMLLEGAGAFITIPEIPLLYTPHEAAAAVVH; from the coding sequence ATGTTCGGAATAGATCCGAGTTTCTTCAGCTCGCTTGCGCAGGTGATCCTGATCGATCTTGTGCTGGCGGGAGATAATGCTGTTGTCATTGGCCTGGCGGCCGCCGGCCTCGCTCCGGACTTGCGCCGGCGCGCCATTCTCATCGGTATCCTTGCGGCAACCGTCCTGCGCATTCTCTTTGCGCTGATCACCACCCAATTGCTGTCGCTGGGCGGCGGTCTTCTGGTGGCCGGTGGCATTCTGCTGCTCTGGGTTTGCTGGAAGATGTATCGCGAGCTGACGGTCTCGTTCGAAGATGAACATGAGGCGACGGAGGCGTTGTCGGACGCCGACCACAATGCCGATGGCAAGGTTGCGGGCAGGGCCCCGCGCAAGAGCCTCGGGCAGGCCGTCAGCCAGATCGTCATTGCCGACGTCTCAATGTCGCTGGACAATGTCCTCGCCGTTGCGGGCGCCGCCCAGCACCATTTCGAAGCCCTGGTGTTCGGCCTTGCGCTGTCGGTGATCATGATGGGCGTGGCAGCCAGCTATATCGCGCGCCTGCTGCACCGGTTCCGCTGGATCGCCTGGATCGGCCTTGCGATCATTCTCTTCGTGGCGGTGCGCATGCTGCTCGAAGGGGCAGGGGCCTTCATCACCATTCCTGAAATTCCGCTGCTCTATACGCCACATGAGGCCGCCGCCGCAGTCGTTCATTAG
- a CDS encoding peptidoglycan bridge formation glycyltransferase FemA/FemB family protein, which produces MSVIADRLRGSDAGPRSAPSVGTLPELKADRVSGDAWDQIISAFDEVCQEQMFAFSAVRWPGVTCEPTVYWHNGQIVGGALIMVQPLPLRLAEMAVLKWAPMLADAERPDAEDIRAAMIEAVLAEYSARRRMMVSVLPAASTDEKHPAYLALRRRGFSRGSSLLFPNRYLVRLRLSDAEQRKSLNQKWRYHLNKADKAGLRFERVGADALGTFKQLYAAMTDRKQFPDHSAYETLDALMGVDEKLRPELFLVHLGEECVAGALIFKAGKRAVYLYGATNYRALPVRAGYFMHWHIIRWLRDNTTADWYDLGGTDGFLGLHQFKKGMVGEAGLIRPVPPVVNYADSRRALILGTFAFRARDALQHLRRHVDKVRSPKAQPDQPPYRPEVDFE; this is translated from the coding sequence ATGTCCGTCATTGCTGATCGCTTGCGCGGATCCGATGCCGGGCCTCGTTCCGCTCCGTCCGTGGGTACACTACCGGAACTGAAGGCCGACCGCGTTTCCGGCGATGCGTGGGATCAGATCATTTCGGCATTCGACGAGGTCTGCCAGGAGCAGATGTTCGCCTTTTCGGCCGTGCGTTGGCCAGGCGTTACCTGTGAGCCGACCGTCTATTGGCACAACGGGCAGATTGTCGGTGGCGCACTGATCATGGTTCAGCCGCTGCCCCTGCGCCTCGCCGAAATGGCAGTGCTCAAATGGGCGCCCATGCTCGCCGATGCGGAGCGACCTGATGCGGAAGACATTCGCGCCGCGATGATCGAGGCCGTCCTTGCCGAATATTCGGCTCGCCGGCGGATGATGGTGTCGGTCCTGCCCGCTGCTTCGACCGATGAAAAACATCCGGCCTATCTTGCCCTTCGCCGGCGCGGTTTCTCCCGCGGGTCGTCGCTGCTGTTCCCCAATCGCTATCTCGTCAGGCTACGCCTCTCCGACGCGGAGCAGCGCAAAAGCCTCAACCAGAAGTGGCGCTATCATCTCAACAAGGCCGACAAGGCTGGTCTGCGGTTCGAGCGCGTTGGCGCCGACGCGCTCGGCACGTTCAAGCAGCTCTATGCAGCGATGACTGACCGCAAGCAGTTTCCCGATCATTCAGCCTACGAGACGCTCGATGCCCTGATGGGCGTCGATGAAAAACTGCGCCCGGAACTCTTCCTCGTCCATCTGGGCGAGGAATGCGTGGCAGGCGCCTTGATCTTTAAGGCCGGCAAGCGGGCCGTCTATCTCTACGGCGCCACCAATTACCGGGCACTGCCCGTGCGCGCCGGCTATTTCATGCACTGGCATATCATCCGCTGGCTGCGCGATAACACCACAGCCGATTGGTATGACCTCGGCGGGACCGATGGATTTCTGGGCCTGCACCAGTTCAAGAAGGGGATGGTCGGCGAGGCCGGGTTGATCCGTCCCGTGCCGCCGGTGGTCAATTATGCCGACAGCAGGCGCGCGCTGATACTCGGCACCTTCGCCTTCAGGGCGCGTGATGCGCTCCAGCATCTGCGTCGGCATGTCGATAAAGTGCGGAGCCCCAAGGCGCAGCCCGACCAGCCCCCCTATCGGCCGGAAGTCGATTTCGAATGA
- a CDS encoding polysaccharide biosynthesis C-terminal domain-containing protein, which translates to MSLVRRLASQSSVIFAARLFGAGLIFVAQALIARLWGAELLGEFLIVVASVNLISVVMPLGFHTVGTYFSAEYRARGDRRQLTAFLRRAYLHVIVAFALFATIGPLILNLVGLGQGTVARHFVPVAMLILGTAVVYVNSALLIGLKRPFAGFFADTLLRPMIVLAAFLAVMATSVAEDGFAAMLWIIGTGYISVSLMQFVFVLTSIGRVSDTAPAREIESGRWWRFALPWVLISIATDFFFDIDLLLLSHSLSREDLAIFGVCARIFSLASFGVAAVYAVTLPDMFESEARADRADFHRKVGEANMVASLIALALFIILLVLSPFALQLFGPAFTAGAMPLAILCLGLIVRSAFGPASLVLSIHDRPWASLPAIGLGLGCLIAGNWLLVPTFGLMGAACSALVAITIWSFALWLTARWTAGVDVSILQWFRTRRAATAA; encoded by the coding sequence ATGAGTCTGGTGCGGCGGCTGGCGTCTCAATCGAGTGTCATCTTCGCCGCCCGCTTGTTTGGCGCAGGCCTGATCTTTGTCGCGCAGGCGCTGATCGCCCGGCTCTGGGGCGCGGAACTGCTCGGTGAGTTCCTCATCGTCGTCGCCAGCGTCAATCTCATCTCTGTGGTTATGCCGCTCGGCTTCCATACGGTCGGCACCTATTTTTCGGCTGAGTATCGGGCTCGGGGGGACAGGCGCCAACTGACCGCCTTTCTCCGGCGAGCCTATCTTCATGTCATCGTCGCCTTCGCACTGTTTGCCACGATAGGACCGTTGATCCTCAATCTTGTCGGGTTGGGGCAGGGGACGGTCGCGCGCCATTTTGTTCCCGTGGCCATGCTCATCCTCGGCACCGCCGTCGTCTACGTAAACAGTGCGCTGCTGATCGGGCTGAAGCGTCCCTTTGCGGGGTTCTTTGCCGATACGCTCCTGCGCCCGATGATCGTGCTGGCAGCCTTCCTTGCCGTCATGGCCACAAGCGTGGCGGAAGACGGTTTCGCAGCCATGCTCTGGATCATCGGCACGGGCTATATCTCCGTGTCGCTGATGCAGTTTGTGTTTGTCCTCACCAGCATTGGTCGGGTTTCTGACACGGCGCCGGCGCGTGAGATCGAGAGTGGACGGTGGTGGCGTTTTGCGCTGCCATGGGTGCTGATCAGCATCGCCACCGACTTTTTCTTCGATATCGACCTGCTGCTCCTCAGCCATAGCCTCAGCCGCGAGGATCTGGCCATATTCGGTGTCTGCGCCCGCATCTTCTCGCTCGCATCCTTCGGCGTAGCGGCGGTCTATGCAGTCACGCTGCCAGATATGTTCGAGAGCGAGGCGCGGGCTGATCGGGCTGATTTCCACCGCAAGGTGGGTGAGGCTAATATGGTGGCGAGCCTCATCGCGCTCGCGCTCTTTATCATACTGCTCGTGTTGTCGCCGTTCGCGCTGCAGCTGTTCGGGCCGGCCTTCACCGCGGGCGCCATGCCCCTTGCCATACTTTGCCTTGGTCTGATCGTTCGGTCCGCCTTTGGTCCGGCCTCGCTGGTGCTGTCGATCCACGACCGGCCTTGGGCCAGTCTGCCGGCCATCGGCCTCGGCCTCGGATGCCTGATTGCCGGCAATTGGCTGCTGGTGCCCACCTTCGGATTGATGGGCGCGGCCTGCTCGGCGCTTGTGGCGATCACGATCTGGTCGTTCGCCCTGTGGCTGACGGCGCGCTGGACTGCCGGGGTCGATGTCTCGATCCTGCAATGGTTCCGGACCCGCAGGGCAGCGACCGCAGCCTGA